In the Gammaproteobacteria bacterium genome, GCCATCAACACAACCAGAATCGGGCGAAGTCTTTTTCCGCCTGAATTAATGATGTATTCCGAAATCTGTTTAATCAAAACAACATGCGAATCCAGGCTATCACGGATGTTAGCGTTTACTTGCTGCATATCACCGGCAACGACATCCAGAACCTGTTCGATAGAATTAATTGAATTGTTAAGAAGTTTATTTTCCGCTTTCAAGTTACCAAGGGATCAATATCAAGAAAGTTGCTATTATACTGATATTATCGCAATTTACTTGGATTTCTTTTTGAAATCGTTATATTAGTCAGTCCTAATCATTTTGCACAAACTACTTTTTAACAATGAGCGGCTTAAATTCAAAAGAAAAGAAAGCAGCGGTGTCTGTTGCTATTCTGATTTCATTGCGAATGTACGGCTTGTTTTTAATTATGCCGGTGTTTTCCGTATATGCGAAAGAAATGCCGGGAACATCTCCATTGCTGATTGGTTTAGCTTTGGGAATTTACGGACTGACCCAAGCGTTGTTGCAAATTCCCTTAGGTCTGGCTTCAGATTTCTTCGGTCGTAAAAAAGTACTGACGATAGGATTGCTGCTTTTTATTACAGGAAGCATCATTGCTGCTCTTGCGGATAATATTCATCTAATCATTTTAGGCAGAGCCATTCAAGGCATGGGCGCAATTGCTTCCACAGGCATGGCATTGATTGCAGATGTTTCCAGAGCCGAACAACGTACCAAAATGATGGCAATGGTTGGAATGAGCATTGGCATGGCTTTTATTCTGGCGTTTATCACAGGACCGATCTTATCAGCCTGGTTTGGTTTAAAAGGTTTATTCTGGATAACCGCCATTCTTGCTAGTTTGGCTTTGATTCAATTGCATTTATTTATTGAAGAACCTGCCAACAAAGTCAGAAAATCATTTAGCTTTAAAGAGATGAGTCATTCACTAAAGGATTTGAAATTGGTGTCTTTAGACACAGGGGTGTTTGTCATTCATGCTGTTATGACGGCCGTCTTTGTGGTTTTACCTTTAATTCTGGTTGAAAAACTCGATTTCCCGACTGCTCAACATTGGAAAATTTATTTACCGGTACTTTTAGTTTCAATATTAATATTTGTACCGATGATAATATTGCATGAAAAGAAGAAAAAATACTTTACCGTGATTTCTTTAGCATTAATAGGGTTGGCTATTTCACAATTGATGTTTGCTGTTCTAGCACCAGCAATTTTCACAATCTCCATAATTCTGGTGTTCTATTTTGCTTTTTTTAACTTTCTGGAAGCCTCAATGCCGTCTTTACTTTCCCGAATTGCGGGAGAAAAGTATCGTGGAGCGGCAATGGGTGCATATTCCACATCCCAGTTTTTGGGAGCTTTTATCGGCTCATGGATTGCCGGAGGTTTAATGTCCGGTGGTTACAATTCAGTTTTTATTGTTACAGCCTTGTTAATACTTCTGAATTCGGTATTTATCGCCTTAATGTCGAAAAAAATTCAAAACCTGCCATAATTCATCATTTCTAATCATTCTTTTGTTATAATTATCGGATAAACTATCACTAAAAATCCGGTAATTATTTATGAAAAAAATACTCATTATTGCTGTTCTGTTCTTTCTTGTATCTTGCTCGGAGCAAACCGAAGAACAAAGCCCAAACACAAATACCCCCGCAAAAACAGGCAGAGTCAATACCGCTCATGAATTGAAATATTCTGAAAATGCTGATTTCAAAGTTTTGAGCATCACCGAAGATCAGTATAAAAATGCGCCGGCCTTGCAAATCAATCTCAGCTTACCAGCAGCCAATCAAATTTCCGAAGGCATTACAGTCACAACCAACAACCAATCGGTGAATGGTGACTGGATTTATAGTGATAACAAACGTGTTTTATACTTTCCATTTATCCAGCCGGAAACCGAATATCAGGTGGCTATTGAGGCCACATTATCATCAATTAATAACAAACAACTCTCCACACCCTTTGCAAAAACCATCAAAACCAATCCTAAGCAGAAAAAAGTTCGGTTTGTTTCTTCAGGCAATACTTTACTGCGTGAAAGTAACAAACTTCCGATTGAAGCCGTCAATGTGAGTGCTGTGGATTTGAAATTCTGGAAAATTCATCCCGACAAATATCATCGTTTTTTGATGAATCCAAATATGAAGGATATTTACTATCTGGACAAAATCTCTGAATTTGCCGACTTGATTTATACCGGACAATTTGCGATAGATAGTGAAAGAAATAAAACCGAAGTTCATAATATTTCTCTGGCAGATATAAAAACCATTCAGCAATCGGGTTTGTACTTCGTGACCATGATTCCTTCAGACAACTATCCTTATGAAGTTGAAAGCAGCTGGTTTTCAGTTACCAATCTGGGTTTACAGTCCAGAATGTACAAAAATTCTATGGCTGTGTTCACTCATAATTTATCGACTTCTGAGCCATTTGCTGATGTTGAGCTGACTTTATATGACGAAAAAGGTAACCAACTGGAAAAACAGAATTCCAGTGATAAAGGATTTGCCCGTTTTACCAATGAAAATATTCACAAAGCCAATTTGTTAATTGCTACCAAAGGATATGAATCAAATATCATACGCATGAATCAAATGCCAATGGATTTATCTGAATTTAATCTTGCTTACCGCAAACATAAACCGCAAGAATTATTTTTATATTCACCCAGAAATTTATATCGCCCCGGAGAAACTGTTCATATCAATGCATTACTGCGTGATGATGACGGACAATTGGTCAAAGCCACACCGGTGCGTGTTGAAATCAAACGTCCCGATAACCGAACCATCAAAACAATCAACTGG is a window encoding:
- a CDS encoding MFS transporter, which codes for MSGLNSKEKKAAVSVAILISLRMYGLFLIMPVFSVYAKEMPGTSPLLIGLALGIYGLTQALLQIPLGLASDFFGRKKVLTIGLLLFITGSIIAALADNIHLIILGRAIQGMGAIASTGMALIADVSRAEQRTKMMAMVGMSIGMAFILAFITGPILSAWFGLKGLFWITAILASLALIQLHLFIEEPANKVRKSFSFKEMSHSLKDLKLVSLDTGVFVIHAVMTAVFVVLPLILVEKLDFPTAQHWKIYLPVLLVSILIFVPMIILHEKKKKYFTVISLALIGLAISQLMFAVLAPAIFTISIILVFYFAFFNFLEASMPSLLSRIAGEKYRGAAMGAYSTSQFLGAFIGSWIAGGLMSGGYNSVFIVTALLILLNSVFIALMSKKIQNLP